Proteins co-encoded in one Leptodactylus fuscus isolate aLepFus1 chromosome 4, aLepFus1.hap2, whole genome shotgun sequence genomic window:
- the ASB4 gene encoding ankyrin repeat and SOCS box protein 4, giving the protein MDRDSGRRCTRALANQQLKETFLQALQANDFVAVENILNEGLIDVDTVFEVEDEGLVLASYKSGYWLPSFKLAASWATGLHITVMLGHLETLLVLLNHKASVNSRPNGKTPLHVACEVGNRDCIKILVSHGAELNFFSVSGHAPLHYCKTKQSVRCAKELVWSGAYVNLQSIDHIHETPLHTAARLGIPELVDFYVKNGAVVDSLNATMETPLATAAYWALNIKEQKYSTKHHLICRMLLDYNAEVNSRDIDRKSPLHKAAWNCDHVLMHMMLEAGAYATTMDINGCAPQQYVLKVTSVRAAAQPEICYQLLLNHGAARIYPPQFHKVLQECHSHPRAVEVMVNAYEHITATSKWYTAIPEDDLERHQTFYNSLFEVCSNSPRSLMHLARCAIRSILWKNCHRVIPQLPLPSTLKKYLLLEPQGRLY; this is encoded by the exons ATGGACAGGGACTCCGGACGGAGATGTACCCGCGCCCTGGCAAACCAGCAACTGAAGGAGACGTTTCTCCAGGCTCTACAGGCCAATGACTTCGTGGCAGTGGAAAATATACTGAACGAGGGCCTGATCGATGTGGACACCGTGTTTGAGGTGGAGGATGAAGGTTTGGTCCTGGCGTCTTACAAATCAG GTTACTGGTTGCCTAGTTTTAAGCTGGCCGCTTCATGGGCAACGGGTCTGCACATCACAGTCATGCTGGGACATCTGGAGACCCTTCTGGTGCTTCTGAATCATAAAGCTTCTGTCAACAGCAGACCCAATGGGAAGACCCCGCTACATGTCGCCTGTGAGGTGGGCAACCGGGACTGCATCAAGATCCTGGTCAGCCATGGCGCTGAGCTCAATTTCTTCTCCGTCAGTGGGCATGCACCATTACATTATTGTAAAACCAAGCAGTCTGTACGGTGCGCCAAAGAGCTGGTCTGGAGCG GCGCATATGTAAACCTGCAGAGCATCGATCATATCCACGAGACGCCTCTGCACACGGCCGCCCGGTTAGGAATTCCAGAACTTGTAGATTTCTATGTGAAAAATGGGGCAGTCGTGGACAGTTTGAACGCCACCATGGAAACTCCTCTCGCTACCGCCGCCTACTGGGCGCTGAATATTAAGGAGCAGAAGTACAGCACCAAGCACCACCTTATCTGCAGGATGCTGTTGGACTACAATGCCGAAGTCAACTCCCGAGATATTGACCGCAAGTCCCCCCTGCACAAGGCGGCATGGAACTGCGACCATGTCCTAATGCACATGATGCTGGAGGCGGGCGCCTATGCCACCACTATGGACATTAATGGATGTGCCCCCCAGCAGTATGTCCTGAAGGTCACATCTGTCCGCGCCGCTGCCCAGCCAGAAATCTGCTACCAGCTGCTACTAAACCATGGGGCGGCCAGGATCTACCCCCCGCAGTTCCATAAG GTCTTacaggaatgtcactcacacccAAGAGCTGTAGAAGTCATGGTCAACGCCTACGAGCATATAACGGCGACCTCTAAGTGGTATACCGCCATTCCGGAAGACGACCTGGAG AGACATCAGACCTTCTATAATTCCCTTTTTGAGGTTTGCAGTAACTCTCCGAGGTCGCTCATGCACCTGGCCAGGTGTGCCATCCGCTCCATCTTGTGGAAGAATTGCCATCGCGTCATCCCTCAGCTGCCTTTGCCAAGTACCCTGAAGAAGTATCTGCTGCTGGAGCCCCAGGGGCGGCTCTACTAA